In the genome of Primulina tabacum isolate GXHZ01 chromosome 13, ASM2559414v2, whole genome shotgun sequence, the window CAAATAAAACATGTGAATTTCCTTTCTTCTAGCCCTACCAAAATAGTTCGGAACATAGAATTCCATACTTTGTGATATGCATGACTTTGCTTGTCTGCTCTCTCcacttatttgaattttaaaatcagATGAATTTCTGCTGGCcttctttgaaatttttatcTCATAATGTATTTACTCTATTATTTTACTTCTACAGCTGAGAAGACTTTGGTATCAAGGACAGTATATTCCTGGAATTCCACCAGACGATATCCCAGACCTGAATTCATGTCTTTTATATCAGCAGTTGCAGGTCATTAACTGTTGCATTTCCAGAAAAAGACGCTATTTTGCTGCCATCGAATCATTAGACAGTGTCACAGCTCAAGCCAGTTCAATGGCTGAGGAATCTTCAGCTTCTGAAGGCACAGTCCCCTTAGATCCGAATATTTATGCAAGAACTAAGAACGGAGAACTTGTGCTTCGATTAGGAGCTGATAAAGAATGTGAAAATTTGACAATGCTCGAAACTGGGGAATCTGTGTATTCACCTGTGATGCAGGTTGGTCAAACATAGATCATACGATAATGAAATAATGTTTACATCATTTCTCATTTTTGGTTTATGCACATACTTATAGGAACCGCCTTTGCTAACAGAAGACCTTATCAAGGAAACAGAGGAGTTTGTACTTCGAACTGGGAGGTTAGTAAAAGCAAACTATCTTTGACCTGATATGGTTTGGCAGTTGCGTCGAGGCATTCAATCCTTTTCATTATCATCAAACTTTTAATGACTTCTTTGTttcgaaaaacattgtttcTCTGGATCTGGTGGATCAGAGTAATCCAACATGGTGAGAATCACGTGGGTCATCACTTTTTGTCATGTTGTGTTTTAAGACTGTGTTGATATCTTATCTTGTGGTAACTGGCATTGTCTCGCATGCTTCCTTGGGAAAAAAATTCTACAACAGCAAATAATAAGCACTGAATTTTTATCTAGCTTCATCTTCTGTTGCATGTCCCTGGATGCTGCTGTGTCTCTGCATCAAGTGTTTGTGCATGCAGGCCGATAGTCTTAGATGGAACGAGATAGTAGTTGAATAATCATGTCAATTGACAGCAATTCATACTGTGCATGTTCTGTCTTCGGAGTTGCTACTCTGTCAACTTTATTCATATTTTCATGCATCAGCAAGATCTTGGTATGTGACTAAAATACTGATAAAATGAATATTTGGAAGCATTCAGTTCATCAAACCGTGACTTGGTTTAAGTTTTTAACATCTGGGCTTTTTACCAGTGCCTAAAGATAGTGGGACTTCTAGGTTAGGTTTGACGACTTGGACAAATAACAAAAGGAGGAATATTATAAAAGCTTATTCAATTATCGAGCATCTCTAGATATTACAGGCTGAAAGACAATGGTTTTCCTCTTCGCGAAACTTATTGAACATCAATGGATTTGTATCTCCCTAGACAGGAATAGTTTACTAGTTCAATCAAGTAAGACATTGGAAATAGTTTACTAGTTCATTAAAGTTGACATTAGATTTATGTTCTTTCTAATGATCGGATGTTCAAGTTGGCAATTTTTTTCGAATACTTGTGCATTGGGAATTGTGTTTCGCCACATTAGTTGAAgtttctttgattttattttgagGGCTTACTTATTATCTGTGCAAATCTATTTTCTTGCCACAATGACTCTTTTTGAAGGCCTGCATGTAAATAATGTGGAAATTTTCACCTTGTGATTCAGTTTCTATGGTACTCCACCTAAGTGCAGGCATTCCAATTTAAAGAAAAGGTGTATGATATACCAATTTTCTAATGACAATGTTGAGGACTGAAGACCTTTGTCTCTCTTATATTCTTAAGTGCATTTTCTGACTTGAGTTGCCTGCTTTTATTTGGTCAGTCTTGGAGCAGGATGCTCCCAACTTCTTTCAGACATGCAGGCCTTCAAGGTATGTTTCATGATGATGCCCTTGGAAACTTAGACTATGGGAAAACTTTGATACTTTTCATTCCTAATTGGCACTGCTATTTTTGTCAGGCCGCGAATCCTGGTTGCATATTAGAAGATTTTGTTAGATGGCACTCTCCTCCTGATTGGATGGAAAATGATTCCAGCAGTGATTTGATTGATACCCCTGGTTGTGGTGATGTGTTGTCTGTCAAAGGACAACTTAGTCAGCGAATGCAAAAGGAAGGTAATACTCTTATAAAGCTGAGTGTAACTAATCATCTGCATTGGCTGTTCTTTTTAGTATTTGAAGACAGATAAGTTCCCCCTGTTTCTTATTTTCAACGAATTCTAGATGTAAAACGAGGATTcccttgattttgatgagaatGGCATTCACGCACGCTATGGTAGATTAGCAGTCTATTTTTTGTCGCAGCTTGTAGGAAAGAAGTTTGGTTTTCGAAATTTACTTACACTATGGATGATtggttttcttaattttttcttACCTTGGTTTTACAAGTGGGCAGGGTTGAATTATATGGAAGCAGACAAGGCTAATAACAATTTACCACCTTTTGATGTTCCGATGAAATGCTGTAGTTGAAAATCATTGTTTTTGAGAATTAGTGCTAGCAACTCATGTTTTAAGTTACATTAGAGTTTAGTTATTACTTGATGTGCTAGTGGAAAAGGCAGTGAAATATAAACGGTTCCACATTGGCTTCCTCAGAAACATTGCTTCCTATTTGAGAGTGATTGATATGCAAGGCCATTGTTTTACAAATACATGTCAAGAACAATGCTTCTCACTCACTCATTTATGTTCTAAATATATTTTGTAATCAAATTCATGACTTGATTTCTAGGCAATTTGTGGCGTGAACTGTGGGAAACATCCAAACCTGTGCCAGCAGTGAGACAATCTCCTCTTTATGACGAGGATTTAGCCGTGTAAGCTTCACAAAATttcaataatatcataatcTGAATTTTTTTGTGGATAACTTAAGCAACGTTGCAACACTTATTTAGGGAAGGTATATTGAACTATCTGGATGATGTCTCACCTTCTGAGATTTTCAAGCAGCTCTTCATTGCTGTTGTAAGTTCTTCAAGACTTCAAATTGCATGCCTCACGGCCAAGGTGCACACTTGATGGAACAACTGCTCCTTGAGTTGCACCTTGATGTACATTAAACCAGATGTTCGTCTGTTGAGCTTTTAATAACTACGTGACTCTTGATATCTCTATTCTAAATTTCCAGTTGGGTTCGGGGCTAGTAATTGCTGAGGCCACTCTCTCTACAAGTCCCAGCTTGTCGAATTTGTTCAACGAGTGCAAGAACTATTTGGTTTCAACTTGTCAAGGAAAATTATGGGTCGAGAAACTTGATGACATATGCCAGGTAAGTTTTATGCAGTCAAGGCCAGTGATATTGTCAAATGCAACTATTAAGGCAAATTGCTATTACATTCATCGCAGGTTTATGAAACAATGGAGACAATGATACTAAATCAAGACGAAGTTATTAAGATCACCAATCTGCCTGAAGAAACTGCGGCAGGTGACCTGAGAAACCGTTTCAAGAAGCTTGGCTTAATATTTGGTGGCAAAAGTAGGAGCTCGTCAAAAACTCCATCCAAAAATAACGAGGAGAAGAACCCTTTGCTCCAGCCATTCTCAATATTTTCTAAGAAGCCCCCAAAGCCCAGTGCTTCTTCCTCTGTCGACAATCATGAGACAATTGTATAATCATTAAATTGCTTATATTTTTCAAGAACAATTAAAAAATGTACAAGTttcttttgatatctttttTTTCTCAGCGTCTTAGAAATAGAACAGCTCGATTCATGAATGGAGCAGTTGAAGCCTGTTGGTTTCCTGATTCATCACTATTAAGGTTTGAAAAATTGATAGTCCTTAAAGTTAGAAGGTATATTCCATTTCCATCTAGTCGGTGGTACGTCTCCAAATCTCTCATTTCAAGTTAGTTGGTTTCTACATGAGAGACAAGCTCTCCAGATAATTCTCTGTAATGCTTCaaatattaatctcatcatTTTAGTGATTGATTGATGTGTAAAATTGCCTCGCCGAGTCAAA includes:
- the LOC142522218 gene encoding uncharacterized protein LOC142522218 isoform X3, whose amino-acid sequence is MEGSFVSRARTAIHSAAAKAEKVFTDIKKPDSITHRDLDEQAQRESTPVFLQDADAPKDFHETKTQRVRPRPIKTKQDWHERLKNIGIGKKGPEDFEKPGNSTMAYAIFDENLYFMGEREFSPSNVKGVIPEGSKNAITDIIPSSAIVKQLAVAIETGVSYNSMKDLLASSRGSSPIRERASMSFSAMKSLVLREKEDKWTSEFGADEKVVSVVNALLNTEGSFSGRTFSGLEAQTAASLLKEIHGAPVESFVVKLSEAIGCLKTLRKMASFWSRVVDELRRLWYQGQYIPGIPPDDIPDLNSCLLYQQLQVINCCISRKRRYFAAIESLDSVTAQASSMAEESSASEGTVPLDPNIYARTKNGELVLRLGADKECENLTMLETGESVYSPVMQEPPLLTEDLIKETEEFVLRTGSLGAGCSQLLSDMQAFKAANPGCILEDFVRWHSPPDWMENDSSSDLIDTPGCGDVLSVKGQLSQRMQKEGNLWRELWETSKPVPAVRQSPLYDEDLAVEGILNYLDDVSPSEIFKQLFIAVLGSGLVIAEATLSTSPSLSNLFNECKNYLVSTCQGKLWVEKLDDICQVYETMETMILNQDEVIKITNLPEETAAGDLRNRFKKLGLIFGGKSRSSSKTPSKNNEEKNPLLQPFSIFSKKPPKPSASSSVDNHETIV
- the LOC142522218 gene encoding uncharacterized protein LOC142522218 isoform X1 yields the protein MEGSFVSRARTAIHSAAAKAEKVFTDIKKPDSITHRDLDEQAQRESTPVFLQDADAPKDFHETKTQRVRPRPIKTKQDWHERLKNIGIGKKGPEDFEKPGNSTMAYAIFDENLYFMGEREFSPSNGSEEGVIPEGSKNAITDIIPSSAIVKQLAVAIETGVSYNSMKDLLASSRGSSPIRERASMSFSAMKSLVLREKEDKWTSEFGADEKVVSVVNALLNTEGSFSGRTFSGLEAQTAASLLKEIHGAPVESFVVKLSEAIGCLKTLRKMASFWSRVVDELRRLWYQGQYIPGIPPDDIPDLNSCLLYQQLQVINCCISRKRRYFAAIESLDSVTAQASSMAEESSASEGTVPLDPNIYARTKNGELVLRLGADKECENLTMLETGESVYSPVMQEPPLLTEDLIKETEEFVLRTGSLGAGCSQLLSDMQAFKAANPGCILEDFVRWHSPPDWMENDSSSDLIDTPGCGDVLSVKGQLSQRMQKEGNLWRELWETSKPVPAVRQSPLYDEDLAVEGILNYLDDVSPSEIFKQLFIAVLGSGLVIAEATLSTSPSLSNLFNECKNYLVSTCQGKLWVEKLDDICQVYETMETMILNQDEVIKITNLPEETAAGDLRNRFKKLGLIFGGKSRSSSKTPSKNNEEKNPLLQPFSIFSKKPPKPSASSSVDNHETIV
- the LOC142522218 gene encoding uncharacterized protein LOC142522218 isoform X2, whose translation is MEGSFVSRARTAIHSAAAKAEKVFTDIKKPDSITHRDEQAQRESTPVFLQDADAPKDFHETKTQRVRPRPIKTKQDWHERLKNIGIGKKGPEDFEKPGNSTMAYAIFDENLYFMGEREFSPSNGSEEGVIPEGSKNAITDIIPSSAIVKQLAVAIETGVSYNSMKDLLASSRGSSPIRERASMSFSAMKSLVLREKEDKWTSEFGADEKVVSVVNALLNTEGSFSGRTFSGLEAQTAASLLKEIHGAPVESFVVKLSEAIGCLKTLRKMASFWSRVVDELRRLWYQGQYIPGIPPDDIPDLNSCLLYQQLQVINCCISRKRRYFAAIESLDSVTAQASSMAEESSASEGTVPLDPNIYARTKNGELVLRLGADKECENLTMLETGESVYSPVMQEPPLLTEDLIKETEEFVLRTGSLGAGCSQLLSDMQAFKAANPGCILEDFVRWHSPPDWMENDSSSDLIDTPGCGDVLSVKGQLSQRMQKEGNLWRELWETSKPVPAVRQSPLYDEDLAVEGILNYLDDVSPSEIFKQLFIAVLGSGLVIAEATLSTSPSLSNLFNECKNYLVSTCQGKLWVEKLDDICQVYETMETMILNQDEVIKITNLPEETAAGDLRNRFKKLGLIFGGKSRSSSKTPSKNNEEKNPLLQPFSIFSKKPPKPSASSSVDNHETIV